Proteins encoded by one window of Pseudonocardia sp. HH130629-09:
- a CDS encoding VOC family protein, with amino-acid sequence MTAPAITIHAGFLPHTDPEASLAFYRDALGFEVRLDVGQGTMRWLTVGPPGQPDVSLVLAPPAADPGITDEERRTVTEMMAKGTYTAVLLASNDLDAAFDRLQASGAEVVQEPVDQPYGVRDCAFRDPAGTMVRIQQRP; translated from the coding sequence ATGACCGCACCCGCCATCACGATCCACGCCGGCTTCCTCCCGCACACCGACCCGGAGGCGTCGCTGGCCTTCTACCGCGACGCGCTCGGCTTCGAGGTCCGCCTCGACGTCGGCCAGGGCACGATGCGCTGGCTCACCGTCGGCCCACCCGGGCAGCCCGACGTCTCGCTCGTCCTCGCCCCGCCCGCCGCCGACCCCGGCATCACCGACGAGGAACGCCGCACCGTCACCGAGATGATGGCCAAGGGCACCTACACCGCCGTGCTGCTCGCCAGTAACGACCTGGACGCGGCGTTCGACAGGCTCCAGGCGAGCGGGGCCGAGGTCGTCCAGGAGCCGGTCGACCAGCCGTACGGGGTGCGCGACTGTGCCTTCCGCGACCCCGCGGGCACGATGGTCCGCATCCAGCAGCGGCCCTGA
- a CDS encoding helix-turn-helix transcriptional regulator, with translation MRRVRDRIDREYARPLDVTELARAEHVSAGHLSRAFRAAYGESPYSYLMTRRIERAMALLRRGDLSVTEVCFAVGGSSLGTFSTRFTELVGMPPSAYRDAVRDGTAGLPACVAKQVSRPVRNREATVAPTSLA, from the coding sequence ATGCGCCGGGTGCGCGACCGCATCGACCGGGAGTACGCCCGCCCGCTGGACGTCACCGAGCTCGCCCGGGCCGAGCACGTCTCTGCGGGGCACCTGTCGCGGGCGTTCCGGGCGGCCTACGGCGAGTCGCCCTACAGCTACCTGATGACCCGGCGCATCGAGCGCGCCATGGCCCTGCTGCGCCGCGGCGACCTCAGCGTCACCGAGGTGTGCTTCGCGGTCGGTGGCTCCTCGCTCGGCACGTTCAGCACCCGGTTCACCGAGCTCGTCGGTATGCCGCCGAGCGCGTACCGCGACGCCGTGCGCGACGGGACCGCGGGGCTCCCGGCCTGCGTGGCGAAGCAGGTCAGCCGACCGGTCAGGAATCGAGAAGCCACGGTGGCGCCGACCTCCCTAGCGTGA
- a CDS encoding alpha/beta fold hydrolase, whose amino-acid sequence MPLHVHHAGDPAGPPVLAVHGVTGHGLRFAPLFAALPTLRWISVDLRGHARSPWVPPWNLEQHVEDVLEVLDAEHVERVAVVGHSFGGAVAARLARTAPERVTRLALLDPAHGLDPQDMLASAEAGRADEGFATRDDARAAKAASWTGVPAPLVEAEVAEHLEQRDGAWRWRYSRAAVVAAWSEMARPAAVPRADLPTLVVPALRADFVTDDWLAACRSALGDDLTVAPVDTGHMVYLERPDEVAALLAEHLR is encoded by the coding sequence ATGCCCCTGCACGTCCACCACGCCGGTGACCCGGCAGGCCCGCCGGTGCTCGCGGTGCACGGTGTCACCGGCCACGGCCTGCGGTTCGCGCCGCTGTTCGCCGCCCTGCCCACCCTGCGATGGATCTCCGTCGACCTGCGCGGGCACGCCCGTTCGCCGTGGGTCCCGCCGTGGAACCTCGAGCAGCACGTCGAGGACGTTCTCGAGGTCCTCGACGCCGAGCACGTCGAGCGGGTCGCCGTGGTCGGACACTCCTTCGGTGGAGCGGTCGCGGCCCGGCTGGCGCGGACCGCACCCGAGCGCGTCACCCGCCTCGCGCTGCTCGACCCGGCGCACGGGCTGGACCCGCAGGACATGCTGGCCTCCGCCGAGGCCGGCCGTGCCGACGAGGGGTTCGCGACCCGTGACGACGCCCGCGCCGCCAAGGCCGCGTCCTGGACCGGCGTGCCCGCACCGCTCGTCGAGGCCGAGGTCGCCGAGCACCTGGAACAGCGCGACGGCGCCTGGCGCTGGCGCTACAGCCGGGCGGCCGTCGTCGCCGCCTGGTCGGAGATGGCCCGCCCCGCCGCCGTCCCGCGGGCCGACCTCCCGACACTGGTCGTGCCCGCCCTGCGGGCCGACTTCGTCACCGACGACTGGCTGGCCGCCTGCCGCAGCGCGCTCGGCGACGACCTCACCGTCGCCCCCGTCGACACCGGTCACATGGTCTACCTCGAACGCCCCGACGAGGTCGCGGCGCTGCTGGCGGAGCACCTGCGGTGA
- a CDS encoding NAD(P)/FAD-dependent oxidoreductase, whose protein sequence is MDTAQRHDVVVIGGGPAGLNGAMMLARSLRSVVVVDSGLPRNAPATAAHGLFARDGVAPAELLATGREEVRRYGGTVVDGEVVGARRTDDGFTVTLADDTTLDARRLLVTTGLVDVLPEIPGLAQGWGADVVHCPYCHGYEVRGRPIAVLGTAPGSAHHALLFRQLSADVVYVSHTVGPATEQRERFAALGIAVVDGPVSEVLREDGAITGLVTPSGVLAREVVVVAPRLEARAGFLAELGLVPVEHPSGAGQHLVADPTGRSTVEGVWLAGNVTELSAQVGAAAAAGAFAGAAINADLVEAGALAALRELARP, encoded by the coding sequence ATGGACACAGCACAGCGCCACGACGTCGTCGTGATCGGCGGCGGCCCGGCCGGACTCAACGGGGCCATGATGCTCGCCCGCTCCCTGCGGTCGGTGGTCGTCGTCGACTCCGGCCTGCCCCGCAACGCACCGGCCACCGCCGCACACGGCCTGTTCGCCCGCGACGGCGTCGCCCCGGCCGAGCTGCTCGCCACCGGCCGGGAGGAGGTCCGCCGCTACGGCGGGACGGTCGTCGACGGCGAGGTCGTCGGTGCCCGGCGCACCGACGACGGTTTCACGGTGACCCTCGCCGACGACACCACCCTCGACGCCCGGCGGCTTCTCGTCACCACCGGACTGGTCGACGTGCTGCCGGAGATTCCGGGACTCGCGCAGGGGTGGGGCGCCGACGTCGTCCACTGCCCGTACTGCCACGGCTACGAGGTGCGTGGCCGCCCGATCGCCGTTCTCGGGACCGCCCCCGGCTCCGCGCACCACGCGCTGCTGTTCCGGCAGCTCAGCGCGGACGTGGTCTACGTGTCGCACACGGTGGGGCCGGCCACGGAGCAGCGGGAACGCTTCGCCGCGCTCGGCATCGCCGTCGTCGACGGGCCGGTGAGCGAGGTGCTGCGGGAGGACGGCGCGATCACCGGGCTGGTCACGCCGTCCGGTGTACTGGCGCGCGAGGTCGTCGTCGTGGCACCCCGACTGGAGGCCCGCGCCGGCTTCCTCGCCGAGCTGGGCCTGGTCCCGGTCGAGCACCCGAGCGGGGCGGGGCAGCACCTCGTCGCCGACCCGACGGGCCGCAGCACGGTCGAGGGCGTGTGGCTCGCGGGCAATGTCACCGAGTTGAGCGCGCAGGTGGGGGCCGCGGCGGCCGCGGGAGCGTTCGCGGGGGCCGCGATCAACGCCGACCTCGTCGAGGCCGGGGCGCTCGCCGCGCTGCGAGAGCTCGCACGCCCCTAG
- a CDS encoding ABC transporter ATP-binding protein — translation MSEPVLEVTDLVKHFPVKIGAVVKRTVGHVRAVDGVSFSLNKGETLGIVGESGCGKSTLAQVLMRLEPPTSGSVRFHGEDIFARRGAELRALRRQMQIVLQDPYTSLNPRMTVADIVGEPFEIHPEVAPKGERRAKVQELLDVVGLNPDFINRYPHQFSGGQRQRIGIARALALRPEIIVCDEPVSALDVSIQAQVMNLLGTLQREFGLSYIFIAHDLSVVRHLSDRVGVMYLGKMVELGTEDEIYTRASHPYTQALLSAVPVPDPSVREGRTRIRLTGDVPSPVDPPSGCRFRTRCWKATDICATEEPPLVTRPGGHHPSACHHASEEYLLPT, via the coding sequence ATGAGCGAGCCCGTTCTGGAGGTCACCGACCTCGTCAAGCACTTCCCGGTGAAGATCGGTGCGGTCGTCAAACGCACCGTCGGCCACGTGCGCGCCGTCGACGGCGTCTCGTTCTCGCTGAACAAGGGCGAGACGCTGGGCATCGTCGGCGAGTCCGGCTGCGGCAAGTCGACGCTCGCGCAGGTGCTGATGCGCCTGGAGCCGCCGACGTCGGGCTCGGTCCGGTTCCACGGCGAGGACATCTTCGCCCGCCGGGGCGCGGAGCTGCGGGCGCTGCGCCGGCAGATGCAGATCGTGCTGCAGGACCCGTACACGTCGCTGAACCCGCGGATGACGGTCGCCGACATCGTCGGGGAGCCGTTCGAGATCCACCCGGAGGTCGCGCCGAAGGGGGAGCGGCGCGCGAAGGTGCAGGAGCTGCTCGACGTCGTCGGGCTCAACCCGGACTTCATCAACCGCTACCCGCACCAGTTCTCCGGCGGGCAGCGGCAGCGCATCGGCATCGCCCGTGCGCTCGCCCTGCGCCCGGAGATCATCGTGTGCGACGAGCCGGTGTCCGCGCTCGACGTGTCGATCCAGGCGCAGGTGATGAACCTGCTCGGCACCCTGCAGCGCGAGTTCGGGCTGTCCTACATCTTCATCGCCCACGACCTGTCGGTGGTGCGGCACCTGTCGGACCGGGTCGGCGTGATGTACCTGGGCAAGATGGTGGAGCTCGGCACCGAGGACGAGATCTACACCCGGGCCTCGCACCCCTACACCCAGGCGCTGCTGTCCGCGGTGCCGGTGCCCGACCCGTCGGTCCGGGAGGGGCGCACGCGGATCCGGCTGACCGGTGACGTCCCGAGCCCGGTGGACCCGCCGAGCGGCTGCCGCTTCCGGACGCGCTGCTGGAAGGCCACCGACATCTGCGCCACCGAGGAACCGCCGCTGGTGACGCGGCCGGGTGGGCACCACCCGAGCGCCTGCCACCACGCCAGTGAGGAGTACCTGCTGCCGACCTGA
- a CDS encoding ABC transporter ATP-binding protein, with protein sequence MSPDSQTSPAPAGPGQAGAPLLEVEDLHVEFHTRDGLARVLNGVSYHVRAGETLAVLGESGSGKSVTANTVMGILPMPPARIAGGAVRYRGEDLLTATEERRRELRGENVAMIFQDALSALNPVFTVGFQIGEQLRTRRGMSRRDARTRAVELLDLVGIPGAKQRVTNFPHEFSGGMRQRVMIAMSLALDPDVLIADEPTTALDVTVQAQIMDLLADIQREREMGLVLITHDLGVVAEVADRIAVMYAGRIVEQGDVHQLFADPRHPYTEALLASIPRLDSRGTELRAITGLPPTLTAIPDGCPFHPRCPRAVDRCRETDPPLIPLPGGRASACLFAEDLV encoded by the coding sequence ATGAGCCCCGACAGCCAGACGAGTCCTGCCCCGGCCGGGCCCGGGCAGGCCGGTGCGCCGCTGCTCGAGGTGGAGGACCTGCACGTCGAGTTCCACACCCGCGACGGCCTCGCCCGGGTGCTGAACGGCGTGAGCTACCACGTGCGCGCGGGGGAGACCCTCGCCGTGCTGGGCGAGTCCGGCTCCGGGAAGTCGGTCACCGCGAACACGGTGATGGGCATCCTCCCGATGCCGCCCGCCCGGATCGCCGGTGGCGCCGTCCGCTACCGCGGTGAGGATCTGCTCACCGCGACCGAGGAACGGCGCCGGGAGCTGCGCGGCGAGAACGTCGCGATGATCTTCCAGGACGCGCTGTCCGCGCTGAACCCGGTCTTCACCGTCGGGTTCCAGATCGGTGAGCAGCTCCGCACCCGGCGGGGCATGAGCAGGCGCGACGCGCGCACCCGCGCCGTCGAGCTGCTCGACCTGGTCGGGATCCCCGGAGCGAAGCAGCGGGTCACGAACTTCCCGCACGAGTTCTCCGGCGGCATGCGCCAGCGCGTCATGATCGCGATGTCGCTGGCGCTGGACCCGGATGTGCTCATCGCCGACGAGCCGACGACCGCCCTCGACGTCACCGTGCAGGCCCAGATCATGGACCTGCTGGCCGACATCCAGCGGGAGCGGGAGATGGGGCTGGTCCTCATCACCCACGACCTCGGTGTCGTGGCGGAGGTCGCCGACCGGATCGCGGTGATGTACGCGGGCCGGATCGTCGAGCAGGGCGACGTCCACCAGCTCTTCGCCGATCCGCGCCACCCCTACACCGAGGCGCTGCTCGCCTCGATCCCGCGCCTGGACAGCAGGGGCACCGAGCTGCGGGCGATCACCGGGCTCCCGCCGACGCTCACCGCCATCCCCGACGGCTGCCCGTTCCACCCGCGCTGCCCGCGCGCCGTGGACCGCTGCCGGGAGACCGACCCGCCGCTGATCCCGCTCCCCGGTGGGCGGGCGTCGGCGTGCCTGTTCGCGGAGGACCTCGTATGA
- a CDS encoding ABC transporter permease, with amino-acid sequence MTDPTTATADKPVATGGAAEVSARTRSLSGDAWHDLRRRPLFLVAAGLITFLLVMAAFPQLFTSVDPTLGDLSRARQDPSAQAWFGYDHLGRDVFARTVYGTRVSIVVGVLATAAVVLVGAVMGLIAGFAGGWVDSLLARVADVFFGVPFVLGAIVVLSTFRASVGQSVIGISGLVIGTIGLLSWPIVMRIMRSAAIAARNQDYVKAARALGASPWRIIWRHMLPNTVAPVMVYATIALGAFIGAEATLSFLGVGLRDPVVSWGVMISEAQSYLRTSPHLLLFPGAFLVVTVLAFVLLGDAVRDAFDPKGRS; translated from the coding sequence TTGACTGACCCCACCACCGCCACCGCGGACAAGCCCGTCGCCACCGGCGGCGCCGCCGAGGTGTCGGCCCGCACCCGCAGCCTCAGCGGGGACGCCTGGCACGACCTGCGTCGCCGCCCCCTGTTCCTCGTCGCGGCGGGCCTCATCACGTTCCTGCTGGTGATGGCCGCGTTCCCGCAGCTGTTCACCTCGGTCGACCCGACCCTGGGCGACCTGTCGCGAGCGAGGCAGGACCCGTCTGCCCAGGCATGGTTCGGCTACGACCACCTCGGCCGCGACGTCTTCGCCCGGACCGTCTACGGCACCCGCGTCTCGATCGTGGTCGGGGTGCTGGCGACGGCGGCGGTCGTGCTCGTCGGCGCCGTCATGGGCCTCATCGCCGGTTTCGCCGGCGGCTGGGTCGACTCGCTGCTCGCCCGCGTCGCCGACGTGTTCTTCGGCGTGCCGTTCGTCCTCGGCGCCATCGTCGTGCTCTCCACCTTCCGCGCGTCGGTGGGGCAGAGTGTGATCGGCATCAGCGGCCTGGTGATCGGCACGATCGGGCTGCTGTCCTGGCCGATCGTCATGCGGATCATGCGGTCCGCCGCGATCGCCGCCCGCAACCAGGACTACGTCAAGGCCGCCCGGGCGCTCGGCGCGAGCCCGTGGCGGATCATCTGGCGCCACATGCTGCCCAACACCGTCGCGCCGGTGATGGTGTACGCGACGATCGCGCTCGGCGCGTTCATCGGCGCGGAGGCGACCCTGTCGTTCCTCGGCGTCGGCCTGCGCGACCCCGTCGTGTCCTGGGGCGTGATGATCAGCGAGGCGCAGAGCTACCTGCGGACCTCGCCGCACCTGCTGCTGTTCCCCGGCGCGTTCCTCGTCGTCACCGTGCTGGCCTTCGTGCTGCTCGGCGACGCCGTGCGCGACGCGTTCGACCCGAAGGGCCGGTCATGA
- a CDS encoding ABC transporter permease: protein MGRYVLRRLLQLVPVFLGTTFLIYFMVWALPGDPLAGKCGDQACPPAFIERMREEYGLDQSIFVQYATYLGNLLQGDFGENFRGQEVATLIANAYPVTIKLAVVALVIQAVIGLAAGVLTGLRPGGFLDNVVLTATLFLVAVPVFVTGYVLQSVLGLRLGLIPPTVPADPGLLDLIVPGYVLGSLSLAYVARLTRTSIAENLRADYVRTATAKGLTRRRVVGVHLTRNSAIPVITFLGADFGTLMGGAIVTEGIFNIRGIGGLIFGSIQRLDGVVVTGVVVLLVIVYLLANLVVDVTYALLDPRIRLD, encoded by the coding sequence GTGGGGCGCTATGTCCTGCGACGACTCCTGCAGCTCGTGCCGGTCTTCCTCGGCACCACGTTCCTCATCTACTTCATGGTCTGGGCGCTGCCCGGCGACCCGCTCGCCGGCAAGTGCGGTGACCAGGCATGCCCGCCCGCGTTCATCGAGCGCATGCGCGAGGAGTACGGGCTCGACCAGTCGATCTTCGTCCAGTACGCCACGTACCTCGGCAACCTGCTGCAGGGCGACTTCGGCGAGAACTTCCGCGGCCAGGAGGTCGCGACGCTGATCGCGAACGCCTACCCGGTCACGATCAAGCTCGCGGTCGTCGCGCTGGTCATCCAGGCGGTCATCGGCCTGGCCGCGGGCGTGCTCACCGGGCTGCGGCCCGGCGGTTTCCTCGACAACGTCGTGCTCACCGCGACGCTGTTCCTGGTCGCCGTGCCGGTGTTCGTGACCGGCTACGTGCTGCAGTCGGTCCTCGGCCTGCGGCTGGGCCTGATCCCGCCGACGGTCCCGGCGGACCCGGGTCTCCTGGACCTGATCGTGCCCGGCTACGTGCTCGGCAGCCTGTCGCTCGCCTACGTCGCCCGCCTGACCCGCACGTCGATCGCGGAGAACCTGCGGGCCGACTACGTCCGCACGGCGACGGCGAAGGGCCTGACCCGGCGCCGCGTCGTCGGCGTCCACCTGACCCGCAACTCGGCGATCCCGGTGATCACCTTCCTCGGTGCGGACTTCGGCACGCTCATGGGCGGAGCCATCGTCACCGAGGGCATCTTCAACATCCGGGGGATCGGCGGGCTGATCTTCGGGTCCATCCAGCGGCTCGACGGCGTGGTCGTCACCGGCGTCGTCGTCCTGCTGGTGATCGTCTACCTGCTCGCGAACCTGGTCGTGGACGTCACCTACGCGCTGCTCGACCCGAGGATCCGTCTTGACTGA
- a CDS encoding peptide ABC transporter substrate-binding protein produces MRSTRVAALLALSLSSALVLSACGGGGGGTTGDAQGAPTISVYGTEPENALLPGNTREVGGSKILDALWSGLVDYNQQGEPENAVAESIESPDSQNWTIRIEEGWTFHDGTPVTATSFVDAWNFVALKTNAQSSSDFFSNIAGFDQVNPAEGEPTAQAMSGLRVVDDRTFTVALTAPSPIFVSTLGDVAFYPMPESFFADPAAFEANPIGNGPFRYEARVPDQNVTVTRFEEWGGEQPVSVGGVEFRFYADSEAAYQDVVSGNLDFLESIPGSFLIDNLYQQDLADRNGNQPYAGINTMTFPIYDQRYADPQLRQAISMAVDREAIINNVYNGLVQPATGFVPEGVPGKVDDQCGELCTFSPERAKQQFDASGFTGPIELISNVDSAINREWMQAACVSISNTLGVPCNFVPVPTFSEFLDQRRAETLTGIYRTGWVVSTPTMDYVLRPQYTTGAANNNSGYTNPRFDDLVDQGSTAATAEEANALWAEAERVLIQDMPSVVINDQSAQFGWSPRLQNVELTYGRELDLESVTVQE; encoded by the coding sequence ATGCGATCAACTCGAGTCGCGGCGCTGCTCGCGCTCTCCCTCTCCTCCGCGCTGGTGCTCAGCGCCTGTGGTGGCGGGGGAGGTGGCACCACGGGCGACGCCCAGGGCGCCCCCACGATCTCGGTCTACGGCACCGAGCCCGAGAACGCGCTGCTTCCGGGCAACACCCGCGAGGTCGGCGGCAGCAAGATCCTCGATGCGCTGTGGTCCGGGCTGGTCGACTACAACCAGCAGGGCGAGCCCGAGAACGCGGTCGCCGAGTCGATCGAGTCGCCCGACTCGCAGAACTGGACGATCCGCATCGAGGAGGGCTGGACGTTCCACGACGGCACGCCCGTCACGGCGACGAGCTTCGTCGACGCGTGGAACTTCGTCGCGCTGAAGACCAACGCCCAGTCCAGCTCGGACTTCTTCTCCAACATCGCCGGTTTCGACCAGGTCAACCCGGCGGAGGGCGAGCCGACCGCGCAGGCCATGTCCGGCCTGCGGGTCGTCGACGACCGCACCTTCACCGTCGCGCTGACCGCGCCGTCGCCGATCTTCGTGAGCACCCTGGGCGACGTGGCGTTCTACCCGATGCCCGAGTCGTTCTTCGCCGACCCGGCCGCGTTCGAGGCGAACCCGATCGGCAACGGTCCGTTCCGCTACGAGGCCCGGGTGCCCGACCAGAACGTCACCGTGACCCGCTTCGAGGAGTGGGGTGGCGAGCAGCCGGTGTCGGTCGGTGGTGTCGAGTTCCGCTTCTACGCCGACAGCGAGGCCGCCTACCAGGACGTCGTCAGCGGCAACCTCGACTTCCTCGAGTCCATCCCCGGCTCGTTCCTGATCGACAACCTGTACCAGCAGGACCTCGCGGACCGGAACGGCAACCAGCCCTACGCCGGCATCAACACGATGACCTTCCCGATCTACGACCAGCGCTACGCCGACCCGCAGCTGCGGCAGGCGATCTCGATGGCCGTCGACCGCGAGGCGATCATCAACAACGTCTACAACGGACTCGTGCAGCCGGCCACCGGCTTCGTCCCCGAGGGCGTCCCCGGCAAGGTCGACGACCAGTGCGGCGAGCTGTGCACCTTCTCCCCGGAGCGGGCCAAGCAGCAGTTCGACGCGTCCGGCTTCACCGGCCCGATCGAGCTGATCTCCAACGTCGACTCGGCGATCAACCGCGAGTGGATGCAGGCCGCCTGCGTCAGCATCAGCAACACCCTGGGCGTGCCGTGCAACTTCGTGCCGGTCCCGACCTTCTCGGAGTTCCTCGACCAGCGCCGTGCCGAGACCCTGACCGGCATCTACCGCACCGGCTGGGTCGTCTCGACCCCGACCATGGACTACGTCCTGCGTCCGCAGTACACGACGGGCGCGGCGAACAACAACAGCGGCTACACCAACCCGCGTTTCGACGACCTGGTCGACCAGGGTTCGACCGCCGCCACCGCCGAGGAGGCCAACGCGCTGTGGGCCGAGGCCGAGCGCGTCCTGATCCAGGACATGCCGTCCGTCGTGATCAACGACCAGTCCGCGCAGTTCGGCTGGTCGCCGCGCCTTCAGAACGTCGAGCTGACCTACGGCCGTGAGCTCGACCTGGAGTCCGTGACCGTCCAGGAGTGA
- a CDS encoding dienelactone hydrolase family protein has product MSTSISPRSRRRVPHPVARTVTSLVVVGAVAATGLVGAAGGTAAPVAPVSYATAPAAGLAVAATVTIDGTQYPNPLRLLDGTGVTTAAQWEGTRRAELLAAFRENVYGQPLPKPTKQTFDVRTSDDGDVVLKKVTIGITGPEGTGSFTLRLFVPKGQTPRGTFLMIDHRGSVSDDPGQSSDYAPVSTIAKAGYAFAQIDADQIAPDDSGSYRSKMIDLFYPSGSDLPDDAGRAIAAWAWGASRAMDYLQTDADIDPTKIAVIGHSRSGKAALWAGAQDPRFAAVISNNSGSTGAKLARRGDGGVGAETVSRVNSSFPHWFPQTYKAYGDKVDELPVDQHELMGLVAPRRLVVASASGDSNADPEGEFLAYEAATGIYDLYGLGDNGLGTTGWKPASDTAFSGPAMSYHLRSGGHGLKAADWNIYLEGDLFARPAQG; this is encoded by the coding sequence GTGTCCACATCGATCAGCCCGCGCAGCCGGCGCCGTGTCCCGCACCCCGTCGCGCGGACCGTGACGTCGCTGGTCGTCGTCGGCGCGGTCGCCGCGACCGGGCTCGTGGGCGCGGCGGGTGGCACGGCCGCCCCGGTCGCGCCCGTCTCCTACGCGACGGCTCCGGCCGCGGGTCTCGCCGTCGCCGCGACGGTGACGATCGACGGCACGCAGTACCCCAACCCGCTGCGCCTGCTCGACGGCACCGGGGTCACCACCGCCGCCCAGTGGGAGGGCACCCGCCGCGCGGAGCTGCTGGCGGCGTTCCGCGAGAACGTCTACGGCCAGCCGCTGCCCAAGCCGACCAAGCAGACCTTCGACGTCCGGACCAGCGACGACGGCGACGTCGTCCTCAAGAAGGTCACCATCGGCATCACCGGCCCGGAGGGCACCGGGTCCTTCACGCTGCGGCTGTTCGTGCCGAAGGGGCAGACCCCGCGCGGCACCTTCCTGATGATCGACCACCGGGGTTCGGTGTCCGACGACCCGGGTCAGTCCTCGGACTACGCACCGGTCTCGACGATCGCCAAGGCGGGTTACGCCTTCGCCCAGATCGACGCCGACCAGATCGCCCCGGACGACAGCGGCAGCTACCGCAGCAAGATGATCGACCTGTTCTACCCGTCGGGCAGCGACCTGCCCGACGACGCGGGCCGCGCCATCGCCGCCTGGGCCTGGGGTGCGAGCCGGGCCATGGACTACCTGCAGACCGACGCGGACATCGATCCGACGAAGATCGCGGTCATCGGGCACTCCCGCAGCGGCAAGGCCGCTCTCTGGGCCGGAGCCCAGGACCCGCGCTTCGCCGCCGTCATCTCCAACAACTCCGGCTCGACCGGCGCGAAGCTCGCCCGCCGCGGTGACGGGGGAGTGGGCGCCGAGACGGTGTCGCGGGTCAACAGCTCCTTCCCGCACTGGTTCCCGCAGACCTACAAGGCCTACGGCGACAAGGTCGACGAGCTGCCGGTCGACCAGCACGAGCTGATGGGGCTCGTCGCTCCGCGACGGTTGGTCGTCGCCAGCGCGAGCGGCGACTCCAACGCCGACCCGGAAGGCGAGTTCCTCGCCTACGAGGCCGCGACCGGGATCTACGACCTCTACGGCCTCGGCGACAACGGTCTGGGCACGACGGGCTGGAAGCCGGCCAGCGACACGGCGTTCAGCGGGCCCGCCATGAGCTACCACCTCCGCTCCGGCGGGCACGGCCTCAAGGCGGCCGACTGGAACATCTATCTCGAGGGCGATCTGTTCGCCCGGCCGGCGCAGGGGTGA
- a CDS encoding alpha/beta fold hydrolase, which yields MADRSPQEREILLHGQRLRYRETGRGEGPTVLLVHGLAASSRTWAPVFDALDGGLHVIAPDLLGHGASEAPRSGDYSLGGYATGLRDLLAALDVDGATIVGHSFGGGVAMQFAHQFPEFTERVVLVSSGGLGHDLTLALRAASLPGTELVLRSAASLTPQWMRRAAHRLAHRVGRVPRSDIDGVHTALEAFTDRGTRGAFVQTARGALEPSGQRLDGAQRLHLLLEVPVLLVGGNRDRVIPLAHTLAAHDRLPDSRLEVFGDAGHFPHAEQPERFVALVRDFVHGTRPAEGDRDALRRRILGLPRVG from the coding sequence GTGGCGGACCGGTCCCCCCAGGAGCGCGAGATCCTGCTGCACGGACAGCGCCTGAGGTACCGCGAGACCGGCCGTGGCGAGGGCCCGACGGTCCTGCTCGTGCACGGCCTGGCCGCCAGCTCGCGCACCTGGGCACCAGTGTTCGACGCTCTCGACGGCGGGCTGCACGTGATCGCCCCGGACCTGCTCGGCCACGGGGCCAGCGAGGCACCGCGCAGCGGTGACTACTCCCTCGGCGGCTACGCGACCGGGCTGCGGGACCTGCTGGCCGCGCTCGACGTCGACGGGGCGACGATCGTCGGCCACTCGTTCGGCGGCGGTGTCGCGATGCAGTTCGCCCACCAGTTCCCCGAGTTCACCGAGCGCGTCGTGCTCGTCTCCAGCGGTGGCCTCGGCCACGACCTGACCCTCGCGCTGCGCGCGGCGAGCCTGCCGGGCACCGAGCTGGTGCTGCGGTCGGCGGCCTCGCTGACCCCGCAGTGGATGCGGCGCGCGGCGCACCGCCTCGCCCACCGCGTCGGGCGCGTCCCGCGTTCGGACATCGACGGCGTGCACACCGCGCTGGAGGCGTTCACCGACCGCGGCACCCGCGGCGCGTTCGTACAGACCGCGCGGGGTGCGCTGGAACCGTCGGGCCAACGGCTCGACGGCGCGCAGCGGCTGCACCTGCTCCTGGAGGTCCCGGTGCTGCTCGTCGGCGGGAACCGCGACAGGGTCATCCCGCTCGCCCACACCCTCGCCGCGCACGACCGGCTGCCCGACAGCCGGCTGGAGGTGTTCGGCGACGCGGGCCACTTCCCGCACGCCGAGCAGCCCGAACGGTTCGTGGCGCTGGTGCGGGACTTCGTCCACGGGACGAGGCCGGCCGAGGGCGACCGCGACGCGCTGCGCCGCCGGATCCTGGGGCTCCCCCGGGTCGGCTGA
- a CDS encoding GyrI-like domain-containing protein, with amino-acid sequence MFSGSGVFPRSLESLWRAVGGEWLPANPYELVPAPSLVRATYHDEDGERADIELWLAVRPTTATGP; translated from the coding sequence GTGTTCAGCGGCTCCGGCGTGTTCCCGCGGTCCCTGGAGTCCCTGTGGCGGGCGGTCGGAGGTGAGTGGCTGCCTGCCAACCCGTACGAGCTGGTGCCCGCGCCGTCGCTCGTGCGCGCGACCTACCACGACGAGGACGGCGAGCGCGCCGACATCGAGCTGTGGCTCGCCGTCCGGCCCACGACCGCCACCGGTCCGTGA